A portion of the Carya illinoinensis cultivar Pawnee chromosome 11, C.illinoinensisPawnee_v1, whole genome shotgun sequence genome contains these proteins:
- the LOC122280426 gene encoding uncharacterized protein LOC122280426, giving the protein MASTILQFLFLPNPPHLNHLFPSLNAQASNSSQSLVHSPSRKTFSIKCAASNSTSQPDFPSPTPTPTPSSDTLNKAESFPIERRRKSEIIRDRKSRTDLAMPEPPNFEIGWKRTKEINLEKPKGYVIADFLEKLEGLMGKEFGSTELLAKAGEIVAERAREEAEVLRDEGEVEERMITELFRVLRLMEMDLAMVKAAVKEDTLGERLEQAKARCRQAILVALSF; this is encoded by the coding sequence ATGGCGTCCACAATCCTTCAGTTCCTTTTTCTTCCAAACCCTCCTCATCTAAACCACCTCTTCCCAAGCCTAAACGCCCAAGCCTCCAACTCGTCACAATCACTCGTCCATAGCCCAAGCAGAAAGACCTTCTCCATCAAATGTGCTGCTTCTAACTCCACCTCGCAGCCTGACTTCCCATCcccaactccaactccgactccaagTTCTGATACCCTCAACAAAGCGGAAAGTTTCCCCATCGAAAGGCGAAGAAAATCTGAGATAATCCGTGATCGAAAGTCGAGAACTGACCTGGCAATGCCCGAGCCACCCAACTTTGAGATTGGTTGGAAGAGAACAAAGGAGATCAATTTGGAGAAGCCAAAAGGGTATGTCATAGCCGACTTTCTAGAGAAGTTAGAAGGCCTAATGGGGAAAGAATTTGGGTCGACGGAGCTGCTGGCAAAAGCCGGAGAAATTGTGGCAGAGAGAGCCAGAGAAGAAGCAGAAGTGTTGAGAGATGAAGGAGAAGTGGAGGAAAGGATGATCACGGAGTTGTTCAGGGTGTTGAGACTGATGGAGATGGATTTGGCCATGGTAAAGGCTGCTGTCAAGGAGGATACATTGGGTGAGAGGCTTGAGCAGGCCAAGGCACGGTGCAGGCAAGCCATACTTGTAGCTCTCTCCTTTTGA